The segment CCGTGCCAGGGGGATGATCTACCGCTGATCTACAAGCCCGCTTCGCGTCACCTACTTGTCCGTGGGTTATTGATAAACCTCTCGGATTGCGTTCCGGTTCGGTGTGCTGCCGGCGCGCTGCGTGGTTCGTTTGGAAACCCTTTTGAGCGTGCTTGACGGAGGTACTGGCGGGAACGGCACGGTCGCAAATCTGACTCGCCGCCCGGCTTCGGGTGGCTTGGGATTGCGATAGTGCGGCCCGACCGCGAGCCCCACCTGTAGGGTGGGGTGGCGGTCGGAGGACTATCTGCGCCGATGCGGTTCCTATCCTCAAGACAATGGCACGAATGCATACTCGCCGCCGAGGCTCGTCCGGTTCGGACAAGCCAGCGGCAGACGAACCGCCGGAGTGGAGCGACGTCGACGCCGACGCCATCGAGGACCGCGTCGTCGAACTGAAAGAACAGGGCCACACCCCGTCCCAGATCGGGATGAAGCTACGCGACGAGGGCGTGCAGGGCACGCCGATCCCGGACGTGAAGCTCGCCACCGGGAAGAAGGTCAAGGAGATCCTCGCGGAGAACGACGCGACCGCTGACCTCCCCGAGGACCTCCGGAGTCTCATGGAGCGCGCCGTCCGCCTGCGCGCGCACATGGACGAGCACCCGCTGGACGCGTCGAACAAGCGCGCGCTCCAGAACACGGAGTCGAAAGTCCGCCGTCTCGTCGACTACTACCGTGGCGACGAGCTCGACGCGGAGTTCACGTACGAGTACGAGGAAGCGAAGGAAGTCCTCGGGTACGAGTAAGCGTCGATGTCGCAGTCAGGCCCCGGTGGTACCGACGGCGGGCTCGACGCCGCGAGCGTCGCGGCCGAGATAGCCGACGCGCCGTTCGTTCGCGTGATCGCTCGCGCGAGCGGCGACGCGGTCGCCGCCGCGGGACTGCTCGGGCGCGTGCTCGCGTCCCAGGGGACGCCGTTCCAGGTGAGCGTCGGCCGGACCATCGAGGACCGGACGCGTCGCGTCGCCGAGGCCGACGACTCGTCGACCGCGGTCGTCGTCGGGTCGTCGCAGGCGACCGACGCCGTCCATCTCGACCCGGACGACGAGCCGGCGAGCGTCGCCGCGTGGCGGCTCGCCGGCGAACTCGGCGCGACCGCGGACTCCGTGCTCGCGCTCGTCGGCGTCGCCGCGGCCGGCGTGACGCCGGGCGCGGGGTCGAGCGCGCGACTCGTCGAGTCCGCGGAGGCCGGGGGGCGACTCGATCGCCGCCCGGGCGTCGCGGGCCCCGTCGACGACGTCGTGGACGTGCTCGTGCACTCGACGCTCGTCCACGCGTCGTTCTCGGGCGACGAAGCGAGCGCGCGCAGCGCGCTCTCGACCCTCGGCGTGGACGTCGACGCCGACGTAGACGCCAGCGCTTCCGCGGACCTCTCGGACGACGTCCAGCGGCGCGTCGCGTCGTTCGTCGCCGTCGCGACGACGGGTGCGAGCGACGCACCGGCGCGCGCCGGCGAGGCCGTCGAGCGCGCGCTCCGCCCGTACGTCCTCACCGACTCGGACGCGCCGTTCGCGACGGTCGTCGGGTACGCGGACGTGCTGTCCGCGCTCGCGTCGAGCGCGCCCGGCACGGGCGTCGCGGTGGCGCTCGGGCACGACGTCCGCGACGGCGCGCTCGCGGCGTGGCGCGAGCACTCGCTCGCCGTCCACGACGCGGTCGCGTCCTGCGAGCGGTCGCGGCACGACGGCGTCGTGGTCGTTCGCGACGTCGACGCGCCGCTGTCGACGACCGCGCGTCTCGTCCGGGACTACCGGTCGCCGGAGCCCGTCGTCGCCGCGGTCGACACCGACGGAGACGCGGTCGCGCTCGCGGCCACTCCCGAATTCGACGTCGAGGACGTGCTCGCGCGCGTCACCACCCAGACCGGTGGCGAGTACGACGGGACCGCCGACGCGGGGTACGCGACCATCGACTGCGACACCGACCAGTTCGTGACGACGCTCAGAGAGGAACTATGAGAACTGCGACGATCACCACCACGCACGAGGACGCCGCGCTCGTCGCGGCGGCGCTCGCACCGGACGACACGAGCGAGATGCAGACGACCGTCGACGGGGACCGCGTCGTGACGCGCATCGAGCGCGAGACGACCAGCGGCCTGCAGTCGACGGTCGACGACTACGTGGTGAACGTGGACGTCGCGGTACAGATCGCACAGCACGCCAACCAGATACCTACCAAAGACACATGAGTGAACGATCAGTCTCCCGTACGAAGGACCAGAAGCGCTGGTACACGATTCACGCGCCCGAGCAGTTCGGTCGCGAGGAGCTCGGTACCACGCCCGCAGACGAACCGGATCAGGTGCTCGGTCGCACCATCGAAACCACGCTCGGCGACCTGAACAAGGACGCCAGCGAGAACAACACGAAGCTCACGTTCAAGATCAACGACGTGGGCAGCGACGCGGCGTACACGGAGTTCGTGTCCCACGAACTCACGCGGGACTACCTCCGTAGTCTCGTTCGCCGCGGCGCCTCGAAGGTCGAGGCGTACGTGACGGTGCTGTCGACGGACGACTACCGCGTCCAGATCCAGCCGGTCGCGTTCACGACGAAGAAGGCCGACGCGAGCCAGGAGAAGGCGATCCGTCGCGCGATGATCGACCAGGTCGAGGCCGCTGGCGAGGAGCGCACGTTCGAGGCGCTCGTCGACAGCGTCGTCGAGGGCCGGATGTCCTCGGCGATCTACAGCGACGCGAAGACGATCTACCCGCTGCGTCGCGTGGAGATCCAGAAGATGACGCTCGAGGCGCGTCCCGAGGAGGTCGCTGCCGAGGAGGAGACCGCCGTCGAGGTCGACGAGGACGAGGTCGCGGACGAGATCGAAACGGACGCAGAGGAGTAATCCGCTACGCACGCGACGTTCGCGTGCCCGAGACGCCTTTCTTCACGTGCAACGGTGGTGTGCGTTCGAGAGCGGTTGCGCCGGGCAGTCAGTCGGTGGGAGGACGCCGCGACCGACGAACTACTCCTCGACGACTATGGTGCCCGTCATCGCCTGGCGTTCGTGCGGGATGCAGACGTACTCGTACTCGCCCGCGACGTCGAACGCGTGCTCGTACGTGTCGCCGGAGACGATGCCGCCGGCGCCGCGCTTCCAGGCGTCCCGCGCCGCCTGCTCGTCCTCGAATCCGCCGGACGCGAAGTAGTCGGCGCCGTCGGGGAGGCCGGAGTCGTACGCGGTGACGGTGTGCGAGCGCCCGCTCGTGTTCTTCCAGACGACGGTGTCGCCGACGGCGACCGTGACTGTCTCCGGGTCGAACGCGCTGTCGGTCATCCCGACGTCGTAGTCGTCGGCGTCGCCACCGGCGCTGTTGAACATCGCGAGACAGCCCGAGACCGCGCCCGCCGTCGCGAGCGCGCCCGAAGCGAGGACCGAGCGACGATTCATGCGCTCGGGTACGGGTGGCCCCGACAAATGCACCACGGTTCCGCCGTCGCGTTCGACGCCCGAACCACCGGTCCGCGGTCGCGGTCCCCAACCGCGACCTGCGGACTGATTCACGTCGCAAGCGTGGGGACGCGATCGTCGATGGGGAGAACGCAAGTCCTATTGGTGCGGTTCACGCAGTCGTTCGATATGTTGCCGCGGTTCGTCGGGCGATTGAGTCTCGCGGACGCAGTCACCACCGCGAACGCCTCGCTGGGGTTCGTCGCAGTGGTGACGGCGTTCGCCGACCCGGCGCTCGCGGCGCGCGTCGTCCTGCTCGCCGGCATCGCGGACGGCCTCGACGGCGTCGTCGCACGCTACTCGGGCGGGTCCGCGGCCGGCCCGTACCTGGACTCGCTCGCGGACGTCGCGTCGTTCTGCGTCGCACCCGCCGTCGTCGTCTACGTCACCGTCACCGACGCCTGGGGGATCTCCGTCGCGAACCCAGAACCGTTGCTCGCGGTCGCGCTCGTCGTTCCCGCGCTGTTCGTCGCGATGGGCGTCGTCCGCCTCGGCCTCTACACCGCACACGACACCGCCGACGACTACACGGAGGGCGTCCAGACGACGCTCGCCGCGACCATCCTCGCCGCCGCCGTCCTCTCCGGCGTCACCGACCCGCGCGTCCTCGTCGTCGCGACCGCCGCGTTCGTCTACCTCATGGTGTCCACGGTCCGCTACCCGGACCTCCTGGCGCGCGACGCGCTCCTCATGGGGATCGTGCACGCGCTCGCCGTCCTCGTCCCGCACGCGTTCGGGCGGACGTTCCCGTGGGCGATCCTCACGCTCGGCGTCGCGTACCTCCTCGGCGGCCCGTGGTTCTACTGGCGCGACGACGACCAGCCGACCCCGAACCTGTATGGAAACGCTTAGGAAACCGCTGGCCCCAGGTTTCCGTATGACTCACACGGCTGGTGGTCGCCCATGAGCGAGGACGACGCCGAGGACCACGCCGACGACGACCGCGAACCCCCAGAGAACGAGGTCTCCGACACCCAGGAGGGGAAGGGGACGCCGGGCGAGGAGCCCGCCGACGCCGGGGACGGCGAGACCGCCGAGGAACTGGCCGAGGAATCGGTCGACGAAGACGGAGACGCCGCCGAGGACGCGGACGCCGACGTCGAGGACGCGGACGCCGACGTCGAGGACGCGGACGCCGACGTCGAGGCCGACACGGGTCCGGAGGACGAGTCGACGGAGGAAGCCGCGGAGGCGGCTGCCGTCGAGTCGGAGGCCGAGGACGGCGAGACCGAGGAGGAGAAACTGCCCGCCGAAGAGCTCACGGTCGAGGACCTCCGCGAGCGCCTGGACGCCATCCGCGAGCGACTCGACGACGCCGAGACCGAAGCGGCTCTCGACGACGTCGAAGCGGAGGTCGCGGCACTCGAGGCCGACGTCGACACCGCGGACCTCCCGGAACCGGACGACGAGGACGAGGACGCGCCCGCAGAGGAGCTCGCGGGCGAGATCGAAGACGTCCAGGGCGACATCGAGGAGGCTCGCGGCCCGTACGCGGAGGACGTCGCGAGCGACGTCGAGGCCGTCGCTGGCACGGTCGCGGACACGCGCTGGACGGAGGACGGACACGACGAGGTCGTGGCCGTCGTCGAGTCGTTCCTGGCGACCGCCGCGTCAACGCTCCAGGAGACGTTCGACGTCGACGAAGAGGACCCGGATTCGCTCGCCGCCGCCCTGGAGGAGGCCGCGGCAGCCATCGAGGCCGCGGGCCTGGACCCGGACGACGACGCCGAAACCATCCAGGGGCTCGTCGAGGCGACCGAGGAACTCGAGGCCGGCGTCGAGGACGCCGAGGAGTGGGACGACCTCTCCATCCGCGAGCAGCTCGCCTGGCACGGCGTCTACGACCAGCTCGACCACCGGAAGGACTTCCCGCCGGAGTGGCACGCGCTCAAGGTGTACGAGAAGAACTTCGACGCCGAGGGCGTCCTCGTCGTCCTCGACCGGATGGACTCGGACTTCATGGAACGGCACTGCCTCGAGGTCCTGGAGAAGCTCGGTCCCGAGGAAGCCCTGGACGAGATGAGCCAGCGCGCCCAGCGCCGGGACAAGGCCGCCATCCGCGTGCTCGGGAAGATCGGGAGCGAGGAGCCAGTCGAGACGCTCGTCGAGTACGTCGACGCGGACTCCGACCCGGAACTCCAGAAGGTGACGTTCCGTGCGCTCGGCGAGATCGGGAGCGAAGAGGCGACGCAGCCGATCGCGGACAAGCTCGTCGCGGACAGCGAGGACACGCGGTCGCGCGCTGCTCGCGCACTCGGTCTCATCGGTGACACGCGCGCGATCGACGCGCTCGCGGACGTCCTCGCCGACGACGACGAAGCCGATCGCGTTCGCGCCAGCGCCGCCTGGGCGCTGAACCAGATCGGGACCGAAGCAGCTCTCGAGGAAGTCAAGGGCTACACCGAGGATCGCGCGTACATCGTGCAGGCCGAAGCCGAGAAGGTCGCGTAAACCCAGCCCGGTCCCGTCCACGAGCCTCGACGGGCCACCCGATTCTTCTTACGTGAGCGGGCGGCCAGCCAGAGCGTGCCATCGCGTCCGCTCCACGTCGCGTTCGTGATCGCGTTGCTCGTCGCACCAGCCACTGCGCCCGCAGCGGCGGGCGCGTCGAATGCGACCGTGACTGCGTCGACGGCAACGGCGTCGGCGGCGACGACGTCGACACCACTATCGCCTGGTGGAGCCGACGCAGTCGCACCTGCGGACGACGCTGCCGTCGTGGCGGCGTATCCGAATCCGGTCGTCGACGGCGACGTCGGCGAGTACGTCCTCCTCCGATTCCCCGAGCCGACGGCGGTCGGGAACTGGACGCTCTCGGACGGCGAGACGACCGTCGGGTTCCCGAACCGTACGCTGTCCGGGCGGGTGCTCGTGGCCGCGAACGTCTCCGCTGCGCGCTCGCTCCTCGCGAACCACTCCATCGGCGACGCCAGCGGCGGCCCAGGTAACGACAGCGCGACCACTGCCGCTGCCGGCGCCGTCGCGGCGGTCGAGGCGCCCGGTCTTGCGCTCGCGAACGGCGGGGAGACGCTCTCGCTCGCGACCCCGGACGGCCGGGTCGTCGGCGAGCTCGCGTACGCCGACGCGCCCGAGGGCGAACGCTACCGCGACGGCGCGTTCCACGCCCTCGGCGAGACCGACCACCCGCCGCGGACGACCCGCGACGTCCGAACCCGGACGTTCGTCACGCCCGATTCCGCGGTTCCGCTCGCGCCAATCGAGCGCGCCGACGACCGCGTCTACCTCGCCGGGTACACGTTCGCGTCCGAGCGCGTCGCCCGCGCGCTCGAACGCGCCGCCGCCCGTGGCGTCGACGTACAGGTCCTCCTCGACGACGCACCCGTCGGCGGCGTGACGCGGCGACAGGTACGCGTCCTCGACGCACTCGACGGGACCGACGTCGAGATACGCGCACTCGGCGGGTCTCGCGCCCGCTACGACTACCACCACGCGAAGTACCTCGTCGCCGACGACGCCGCGGTCGTCCTCACCGAGAACTTCAAGCCATCCGGGACCGGCGGCCACGCCAACCGTGGCTGGGGCGTCGTCCTCGACGACGCCCAGACCGCCGGCGACCTCGCGACGGTCTTCCAGAGCGACTGGCGCGTGCCAGACGCCCGCCCCTGGTCGACCGTCGACCCCGACCCCGACGGGGACGACCAGGAGGAACCGCCCGCGAACGGCTCGTACCCGACGCGGATCGAGTCCGCGAACGTCACCGCGGACGCCGTCACCGTCGTCGTCGCGCCCGACAACGCCGAGCGCACCTACACTGCACGCCTCCGGAACGCGACCGACCGCGTGCGCGTCCTCCAGATGAGCGCCGAGCGCGACGGCGTCCTCCTCCGGGAAGCGATCGCCGCCGCTCGCCGCGGCGTCGACGTCGACGTCCTCCTCTCGTCGGCGTGGTACGCGCGCGAGGAGAACGGGCGCGTCGTCGACTCCCTGAACGCGCTCGCCGAGCGCGAGGACCTCCCGCTCGCGGCGCGCCTCGTCGACCCCGGCGGTCGCTTCCGGAAGGTTCACGCGAAGGGCGTCGTCGTCGACGACGCCGTCGTCCTCGGCTCAGTCAACTGGAACGACCACTCGCTCCGCGAGAACCGCGAAGTCGCCGTCGTCCTCGAGGGCGACGCCGTCGCCACCTACTACGCCGACGCCTTCCGCGCGGACTGGACGGGCGGCCCCGACCCCCGGGTACCACGGTGGCTCGCCGCCCTCACCGCACTCGCCGTCCTCGCACTCCTCGTCGTCCTCGCCCGACGCGTCGACTTCGACCCCCGAACGTGACCGCGAAAAACGAGCTCGTCAAAAAAGCAATCGACCGTCACAGGACAGCGAGCGGTCGGTCGCCGTCGCGCCTACACCTCGTCGACGGCGGAGAGACTGGAGACGTCCTCGTCGATGTCCGCCTCCGCCATCTTCTCCACGAGCGCGTCGATGACCGCCTCGCGGCGGCCCTTCACGAACTTGATCGACCCGACGACGAGGTGTCCACCACCCGACACGCCGCCCTCGGGGACCTCCTCCGTGAGCTCGCTCACCATGTTCGGGATGTCCAGGCGAACGCCGTCGGAGCGCAGCACCGCGAAGTCCGGGCCGTACCCGATCGTGATCACGGGACCGCCCGTCTCCTTGACCTTCCGGTCGTGGACTTCACCGGTCGTGTTCCCCGGCGCCGGGTACGTGAACCGGCGGGCGTGGTTCTCGACGTCCAGCCGGTACAGTTGCGCGCCGTTGTCGAGTTCCTCGTGCTCGACGTGCTGCATCGCCCGGTCGAGTTGCTTGTCCACGCGCGCTTCCGAGCGCGACGACAGGAACTCCACGAGTCGCTCGTGGCGGTCGTCGTCGTCGCACTGCACGTTCAGCGCGTCGTTGATGAGGTGCTGGCCGGAGTTGTACCGGAGCCAGTGCGCGCCGTAGTCCAGCGCCTCCGAGATGTCCCGGAGGTCGTCCTCGCTGTAGCCAGCCTCCGCGGCCAGCTCGAGGTAGTCCGTCATCGCCTCCGCCTTCGACCGGTCCGCGAGCCCAGCGACCGCGGGCACGTGATCGAGCTTGTCCGCGAACTCGGGGTGGATCATGCGCGCCAGCTCGACGCACATCATGCCCGTCGTCACGCGGTAGTCCTCGTCGTACAGGTACGGGTTCACGTGATGCGTCAGGAGGTCCTCGACCGCCTCCGGGTCCGGGTGGTGGTGGTCGACGACGACGATTGGGATGTCGTAGTGCGCGAGCGTCTCGTACGCTGGCACGTCCTCGGCCGTACTCCCGTTGTCCAGCATGAGCAGGAGCGGGAGCTTCTGGCCGTGCCGCGAGCGGTCCTCGAGCGCGAAGTTCAGGTCGCGCGTCGCGTCCTCCATCTCGTAGAACGGCGCCTTGCTCGGCAATCGCTTGAACAGGTGGCGCTTCGCGTCGCCGTCCTCGTGGACGTCCTCGATGAACGCCTCCAGCGCCGCCTGCACCGGCACGCTCGCGCACATCCCGTCGCCGTCCGCGTGATGACGGAGCCGGATCGGCCGGCCCTCGATGACGGTCTTCCGGAGCTCTCGCGCCACCGCCTCCAGGTCGCCGCGGAGCTTCTCGAACGCCTCCCACTCCACGAGCGGCTCCACGTCGTTCGGCGCCGCCGCGTCCAGCATCGCGCTCTCAAGGCGCTCCCGGACCGCGTCACCGGCCTCGCCAGAGAGCACCTCGATGTGCTCTACCTCTATCTGGTGCGTGCCCTCGCGCTTCTCGACCTCGCCAGCGACCCGAACCACGTCACCGACCTCGATACCCGGATGGGCGCGCACGCCAGCGGACTCGAACGCCGTCGCCGGCACCACACCGTGCTCGTCCCGCACCTGGAACACCGTCGGCCCCCCAGTCTGCTTGATCTGGGTCACCTCGCCCTCCACGTGCACACGATCTCCGAGTTGCGTCGACAACGCACTCGTCGCCGTCAACGCCACGTCCTCGCTCACGCGCTCCACGTCGTACTCGTCGGCGACGTCCGCCAGCACGAACGACAGGTCGCCGTTGTCGCGGACAGCCTCCAGCTCGACGACGAGGTCGTCGCCGACCGAGTACGTTCGATCGAGATTCGACTCGTGAACGAGCCCGGACACGGACTCGGACAGATCCACGAACACGCCGTACTCGACGACCCCGTTCACCGTCGCCAGATACGGCACGTCCGCGTCGACGTCGTCGACGGTGCACTCCGGCGCCAGGTCGTAGACGACCGGGCGCTGCGCACCCTCACCGGCAGATTCAGCAGTCATGTTGTCACCGGATTCGCTCCGCCGCCGTTTAATCCTTGCCAAGACGCCCAGCCAGCCGCTTCACACCAACCAGCACCAACTGATGACCACCCCGCGCCAACCCACGATACCGCTCGTACACGCCATCCCCAGCAGCCTCGCTCGCAGCCCACACGATCGCCGACCGCAAACAGCTCCGCAGGAAACGGCGACCTGGAGGTCGCCGTATGCTGGTGCGGCCGCATCCGACCGCAGACGATCGCCGACCGCAAGCAGCCCCGCGGGAAACGGCGACCTGGAGGTCGCCGTATGCTGGTGCGGCCGCATCCGCAACGTTCAGGTATCCAAGCCAACGAGTGGACGGCATGGGGTTGTTCGACCGGTTCTTCCGGTCGCGGGACGTCGCCGGCATCGCCAGGGACACGCTGGAGTTCGCGCTCTCCTCGGCGGAGGACACGCACCCGAACGAGTACATGGGATTCATGCGGGGGACGCCAGCGGGCGAGTTCGACCTCGGCGAAGCGGTGCATCCCGACGACTACGTCGTCACGGACGTGCTCGTCATCCCTGGCACGTCCTCGAACGAAGTAAGTGCGACCGTCGACTCGAACATGATACCGAACGACATGCGGACGGTCGGGTCGATCCACTCGCATCCGAACGGCGTCCTCCGGCCGAGCGACGAGGACCTCGCGACGTTCACGTCGGGGAGCGTGCACGTCATCATGGGGGCGCCCTACCGGTCGAACGACTGGGAGGCGTTCGACGAGAGCGGCGACGTCACCGAACTCCCGGTGCTCGACGTCGCGCTCGACGACCCGGAGTCGTTCTTCGACTTCGACCAGTTCGACATCGACGAAGAGATCCGGTCGGAGGGCGGGTACCGATGACGCGCGCGATCGCGCAAGGCACGTTCGACATCCTCCACCCCGGGCACGTCCACTACCTCGAGGAGGCGGCGGCGCTCGGCGACGAACTCCACGTCATCATCGCCCGCCGCGGGAACGTCACGCACAAGGAGAAACCGATCCTCGCCGACCGCCAGCGCCGCGACATGGTCGCCGCGCTCGACGTCGTCGACGAAGCCCACCTCGGGGACCGCGAGGACATCTTCGTCCCGATCGAGCGCATCGACCCGGACTACGTCGTGCTCGGGCACGACCAGCACCACGACGACGACGCCATCCAGCGCGCGCTCGACGACCGCGGCATCGACTGCGAAGTGCGGCGCGCGAGCGCTCGCGAGAAGCGCTACGACGACGAACTCCTCTCGACGGGCCGCATCGTCGACCGTATCCTCGAAGAGCGCAGCGACTGATTCGTTCGATCCGGCCGTCAGGAGAGCGTCGCGGTGACGTCCGTCGACGAGATCATCCCGACGTAGTCGTCGTCGACGACCGGGAGGTGCTTGATGCCGTACGTCTCCATCATCGCCGCGACCTCCTCCATGTAGAGGTCCGGACTCACGGTCTCCACGTCCTCCGTCATCACGTCCGACACCGTGAGATCAGCGACGTTCCGGCCCTCGGCGACGGCGTCCAGGACGTCCGTGCTGCTCACGATCGCGCGCGGGTTCGTCGGCACCACGAGCGCGTTGATGTCCAGTTCGCGCATCCGCTCGGCCGCTTCCTCGACGGTCGCGTCCTTCGAGATGGTCTCCAGGGGCGAGGACATCACGTCCGCGACGGTGACTCTGTCGCTAGAACTCATAAGCAAACTCACGACGCCCGACGTGAAGGGGTTTGCCCTCGGACGGAGCGGTGTGTCGCGCGACGCCGAGGGTCGGCGAGGAGTCCGACAGTTCGTACCACGCCGGGCACCGCCCCAAGACTGATTCGGGCCGTCGTGGACCGCCGATACATGGACACGTACCTCGCGCTCGAGTACGAGCACGACACGCCGCTCCCGGAGGGATTCGACGACGAGTTCCGGACGCCCCACGCGCTCGTCGAGCGATTCCTCGACGAGTACACCGACCCCGGCGACCGCGTCTTCGACCCGTTCGCGGGGTTCGGGACGACGCTCGCCGTCGCCGAGCGCCTCGGTCGGACGGCCTACGGCGTCGAGTACGACGACGAGATGGTCACGTACGCGCGACGGCACATCCCCGACGAGGACGACGACCGCGTTCGTCACGGGAGCGTGCTCGACCTCGACCCGTCGTGGGTCCCCGCGTGCGACTGCTGCTTCACGTCCCCGCCGTTCATGGAACGCGAGGACGACCGGAACCCCTTCGAGAACTACGCGGGCGAGAGCACGTACGCGGACTACCTCGACGACGTCGAGACCGCGTTCTCGCGGGTCCAGTCGGTGCTCGCACCCGGCGCACGGGTCGTCGTCGACGTCTCGAACATGAAGCACGAGGGGCGCGTTACGCCGCTGGCGTGGGACGTCGCCGACCGCGTCTCGAACGTCCTCCACTTCGACGGAGAAGTCGTCGTCACGTGGACGGGCGGCGAGGACCGAGACCACGGCGACGGCCGCTTCGGCTACGGCTACGACCACTCGTACTGCCTCACGTTCACGAAAAACGGCGCTTAGCGGACGGACTACAGGAGGCCTTCGTCGGCGAGTCGCTCGACGCCCTCGCGGAGGCGCTCCTCGCTCGCGGCGTAGGAGAGTCGCGCGTAGCCGGGCGTCCCGAACGCGCTCCCGGGAACAGTCGCGACGTGCGCGTCCTCGATGGCGGCCTCGCACCACG is part of the Halorubellus sp. JP-L1 genome and harbors:
- a CDS encoding 30S ribosomal protein S15; its protein translation is MARMHTRRRGSSGSDKPAADEPPEWSDVDADAIEDRVVELKEQGHTPSQIGMKLRDEGVQGTPIPDVKLATGKKVKEILAENDATADLPEDLRSLMERAVRLRAHMDEHPLDASNKRALQNTESKVRRLVDYYRGDELDAEFTYEYEEAKEVLGYE
- a CDS encoding exonuclease RecJ, with product MSQSGPGGTDGGLDAASVAAEIADAPFVRVIARASGDAVAAAGLLGRVLASQGTPFQVSVGRTIEDRTRRVAEADDSSTAVVVGSSQATDAVHLDPDDEPASVAAWRLAGELGATADSVLALVGVAAAGVTPGAGSSARLVESAEAGGRLDRRPGVAGPVDDVVDVLVHSTLVHASFSGDEASARSALSTLGVDVDADVDASASADLSDDVQRRVASFVAVATTGASDAPARAGEAVERALRPYVLTDSDAPFATVVGYADVLSALASSAPGTGVAVALGHDVRDGALAAWREHSLAVHDAVASCERSRHDGVVVVRDVDAPLSTTARLVRDYRSPEPVVAAVDTDGDAVALAATPEFDVEDVLARVTTQTGGEYDGTADAGYATIDCDTDQFVTTLREEL
- a CDS encoding KEOPS complex subunit Pcc1 → MRTATITTTHEDAALVAAALAPDDTSEMQTTVDGDRVVTRIERETTSGLQSTVDDYVVNVDVAVQIAQHANQIPTKDT
- a CDS encoding 30S ribosomal protein S3ae, which gives rise to MSERSVSRTKDQKRWYTIHAPEQFGREELGTTPADEPDQVLGRTIETTLGDLNKDASENNTKLTFKINDVGSDAAYTEFVSHELTRDYLRSLVRRGASKVEAYVTVLSTDDYRVQIQPVAFTTKKADASQEKAIRRAMIDQVEAAGEERTFEALVDSVVEGRMSSAIYSDAKTIYPLRRVEIQKMTLEARPEEVAAEEETAVEVDEDEVADEIETDAEE
- a CDS encoding plastocyanin/azurin family copper-binding protein encodes the protein MNRRSVLASGALATAGAVSGCLAMFNSAGGDADDYDVGMTDSAFDPETVTVAVGDTVVWKNTSGRSHTVTAYDSGLPDGADYFASGGFEDEQAARDAWKRGAGGIVSGDTYEHAFDVAGEYEYVCIPHERQAMTGTIVVEE
- a CDS encoding protein sorting system archaetidylserine synthase (This PssA-like phosphatidyltransferase, along with a PssD-like decarboxylase, is required in Haloarchaea for the archaeosortase ArtA to replace the PGF-CTERM sorting signal with a C-terminal lipid anchor.), which encodes MLPRFVGRLSLADAVTTANASLGFVAVVTAFADPALAARVVLLAGIADGLDGVVARYSGGSAAGPYLDSLADVASFCVAPAVVVYVTVTDAWGISVANPEPLLAVALVVPALFVAMGVVRLGLYTAHDTADDYTEGVQTTLAATILAAAVLSGVTDPRVLVVATAAFVYLMVSTVRYPDLLARDALLMGIVHALAVLVPHAFGRTFPWAILTLGVAYLLGGPWFYWRDDDQPTPNLYGNA
- a CDS encoding HEAT repeat domain-containing protein translates to MSEDDAEDHADDDREPPENEVSDTQEGKGTPGEEPADAGDGETAEELAEESVDEDGDAAEDADADVEDADADVEDADADVEADTGPEDESTEEAAEAAAVESEAEDGETEEEKLPAEELTVEDLRERLDAIRERLDDAETEAALDDVEAEVAALEADVDTADLPEPDDEDEDAPAEELAGEIEDVQGDIEEARGPYAEDVASDVEAVAGTVADTRWTEDGHDEVVAVVESFLATAASTLQETFDVDEEDPDSLAAALEEAAAAIEAAGLDPDDDAETIQGLVEATEELEAGVEDAEEWDDLSIREQLAWHGVYDQLDHRKDFPPEWHALKVYEKNFDAEGVLVVLDRMDSDFMERHCLEVLEKLGPEEALDEMSQRAQRRDKAAIRVLGKIGSEEPVETLVEYVDADSDPELQKVTFRALGEIGSEEATQPIADKLVADSEDTRSRAARALGLIGDTRAIDALADVLADDDEADRVRASAAWALNQIGTEAALEEVKGYTEDRAYIVQAEAEKVA
- a CDS encoding phospholipase D-like domain-containing protein → MPSRPLHVAFVIALLVAPATAPAAAGASNATVTASTATASAATTSTPLSPGGADAVAPADDAAVVAAYPNPVVDGDVGEYVLLRFPEPTAVGNWTLSDGETTVGFPNRTLSGRVLVAANVSAARSLLANHSIGDASGGPGNDSATTAAAGAVAAVEAPGLALANGGETLSLATPDGRVVGELAYADAPEGERYRDGAFHALGETDHPPRTTRDVRTRTFVTPDSAVPLAPIERADDRVYLAGYTFASERVARALERAAARGVDVQVLLDDAPVGGVTRRQVRVLDALDGTDVEIRALGGSRARYDYHHAKYLVADDAAVVLTENFKPSGTGGHANRGWGVVLDDAQTAGDLATVFQSDWRVPDARPWSTVDPDPDGDDQEEPPANGSYPTRIESANVTADAVTVVVAPDNAERTYTARLRNATDRVRVLQMSAERDGVLLREAIAAARRGVDVDVLLSSAWYAREENGRVVDSLNALAEREDLPLAARLVDPGGRFRKVHAKGVVVDDAVVLGSVNWNDHSLRENREVAVVLEGDAVATYYADAFRADWTGGPDPRVPRWLAALTALAVLALLVVLARRVDFDPRT